CCAACGCGCTGGCGACGACCGTGCACGACACCTTCTCCGCCGGCTCCTCCTGGCCGGACGCCCAGCCGCGCCCCGGTGGCCCGGTCGAGGTGGGGGACGACGGCTCCTACCTGCTCACCGCGCCCGTCGAGGCCGGCTCGCCCGCGCTGGTGCCGCTGGTCGCCGTCCCGCAGCCGGAGCTGGCCGACGCCGAGCCCGCCGCGGTCGCCGCGGCCGAGCCCGGCGAGGTCTCCGGCACGGTCTGGATGGACTTCACGCGCGGCGGGGGCGGCACGCGGAACGCGGTGGACCCCGAGGAACGCGGCCTGGCCGGGATCACCGTCGAGGCGGTGCGGGACGGCGAGGTGGTGGCCGAGACCGAGACCGCCGGCGACGGCACGTTCACCCTGCCCGCCGAGGCCGACGGCGCCCGGGTGCGGCTGGCGGCCGACAGCTTCACCGCCCCCTACAACGGCGTCGAGTGGCTCGGCCCGGACCTCATCACCCCCGCGATCATCGGCAGTTACGTGTGGATGTGGGCCGGCTTCGCGATGGTGCTGATCGCCGCCGGCCTCGCCTCGGTCCCCCGGGAGACCCTGGAGGCGGCCCGCGTCGACGGCGCGAACGAGTGGCAGGTCTTCCGTCGCGTCACCGTCCCGATGCTGGCCCCCGTGCTCGCCGTCGTCCTCGTGACGCTGATGATCAACGTGCTCAAGATCTTCGACCTCATCTATGTCATCCCGCCCGCCTCCAGCCAGGCCGACGCGAACGTGCTGGCCCTCCAGCTCTACCAGTCGTCCTTCGGCGCCGGAGCCGACCAGGGCGTGGGCAGCGCGATCGCGGTGTTCCTGCTGCTGCTCGTGGTGCCCGTGATGATCTTCAACGTGCGCAGGCTGCGACGGGAGAACCGCCGGTGACCGCTCCCACCACAATCGCCCCCCAGCCGGACCCGGCGGACGCTCCGCCGCCGCCCGCCGCCGGACCGCCCCCGCGCCCGGTCGTGTCCCGGCTCGCCTCCCTCGCGGCGGGCGGCGCGGTGCGTGTGCTCCTCGTGGTGCTCGCCGTGGTGTGGCTGCTGCCCACCGCCGGGCTCTTCGCCTCCTCCTTCCGGGACGCGCGCGACATCGCGTCGTCCGGCTGGTGGGACGTGCTGACCGACATGGACCAGCTCACCTGGTCGAATTACGACAGTCTGCTCGCCAACGACAACTTCACCGGCTCCATATGGACCACGGTGGCGATCACCGTCCCGTCCACCCTGCTGGTCGTCGTCCTGGGCTCGCTGGCCGCCTACGCCTTCGCCTGGCTGGACTTCCCCGGCCGCGACGGGTGGTTCCTGCTGGTCGTGGCACTGCTGGTGGTCCCGGTGCAGGTGGCTCTGATCCCGGTCGCACGGCTGTTCAACACCCTGGGCATCTTCGAGACAACGCT
Above is a window of Streptomyces sp. NBC_01803 DNA encoding:
- a CDS encoding carbohydrate ABC transporter permease, which encodes MASGKAVIKSRPWTVACFLLPALVLLGALVVYPIGYSVWRSLFDASGKDFVGLDNFREMFSDDSIRTALRNNLIWIVVAPALTTALGLIFAVLTERMRWATAFKLIVFMPMAVSMLAAGIIFRLVYEQDPDRGVANALATTVHDTFSAGSSWPDAQPRPGGPVEVGDDGSYLLTAPVEAGSPALVPLVAVPQPELADAEPAAVAAAEPGEVSGTVWMDFTRGGGGTRNAVDPEERGLAGITVEAVRDGEVVAETETAGDGTFTLPAEADGARVRLAADSFTAPYNGVEWLGPDLITPAIIGSYVWMWAGFAMVLIAAGLASVPRETLEAARVDGANEWQVFRRVTVPMLAPVLAVVLVTLMINVLKIFDLIYVIPPASSQADANVLALQLYQSSFGAGADQGVGSAIAVFLLLLVVPVMIFNVRRLRRENRR
- a CDS encoding carbohydrate ABC transporter permease gives rise to the protein MTAPTTIAPQPDPADAPPPPAAGPPPRPVVSRLASLAAGGAVRVLLVVLAVVWLLPTAGLFASSFRDARDIASSGWWDVLTDMDQLTWSNYDSLLANDNFTGSIWTTVAITVPSTLLVVVLGSLAAYAFAWLDFPGRDGWFLLVVALLVVPVQVALIPVARLFNTLGIFETTLGVVLFHSAFGLPFAIFLLRNFFAEIPRELLEAARLDGAGEIRLFLRVVLPLGGPAIAALAIFQFMWVWNDMLIALIFADNGSPPMTIALQQEMRQFGSNFDVLAPGAFLTMVIPLAIFFAFQRQFVSGVMAGAVK